One genomic segment of Schistocerca cancellata isolate TAMUIC-IGC-003103 unplaced genomic scaffold, iqSchCanc2.1 HiC_scaffold_1096, whole genome shotgun sequence includes these proteins:
- the LOC126154579 gene encoding gustatory receptor 23a-like translates to MGIVCGQLLRSTRPPAGSEEELEELATRAGQPGAAGAVGAEVRRLQRARLALHRCARLCGLHFGPALLLAILGDFVEMTCSAYWLIILAQETDKRAEILVKLSALTNVLLRQLVVCWVCSSAADRADRAALLLSRLQPLLRPGPAVDVLRLPVDRLRVSAMGFCDIDLQIFTTTISAAVTYLVILVQFHK, encoded by the coding sequence ATGGGCATCGTCTGTGGGCAGCTGCTGAGGAGTACCCGGCCGCCGGCGGGCAGCGAGGAAGAACTGGAGGAGCTGGCGACGCGCGCCGGAcagccgggggcggcgggggcggtgggggcggaggTGCGGCGGCTGCAGCGCGCCAGGTTGGCTCTTCACCGCTGCGCTCGCCTCTGCGGTCTCCACTTCGGACCAGCACTGCTGTTGGCCATCCTGGGAGATTTCGTCGAGATGACTTGCTCTGCCTATTGGCTTATAATCCTGGCTCAAGAAACAGACAAGAGAGCGGAAATACTCGTGAAGTTATCTGCACTTACTAACGTCCTGTTACGCCAGCTGGTGGTCTGTTGGGTGTGTTCCTCGGCGGCTGACCGCGCCGACAGGGCTGCTCTGCTGCTGTCGAGGCTGCAGCCGCTCCTGCGTCCCGGACCAGCAGTCGATGTTCTGCGACTTCCAGTGGACAGACTACGAGTTTCCGCCATGGGGTTCTGTGACATCGATTTACAGATTTTCACAACCACTATAAGTGCTGCAGTCACTTATCTCGTGATACTTGTACAATTCCATAAGTGA